From Cervus canadensis isolate Bull #8, Minnesota chromosome 28, ASM1932006v1, whole genome shotgun sequence, one genomic window encodes:
- the OARD1 gene encoding ADP-ribose glycohydrolase OARD1 isoform X1: MAGSPNEDSEGSRITYVKGDLFACPKTDSLVHCISEDCRMGAGIAVLFKKKFGGVQELLNQQKKSGEVAVLKRDGRYIYYLITKKRASHKPTYENLRKSLEAMKSHCLRNGVTELSMPRIGCGLDRLQWENVSAIIEEVFEATDIRITVYTL; this comes from the exons ATGGCTGGCAGCCCTAATGAAGATTCGGAAGGAAGCCGA ATTACTTATGTGAAAGGCGACCTTTTTGCATGTCCCAAAACAGACTCTTTAGTGCACTGTATCAGTGAGGACTGTCGAATGGGCGCTGGGATAGCTGTCCTCTTCAAGAAGAAATTTGGAGGGGTGCAGGAACTGTTAAATCAAC agaaaaaGTCTGGAGAAGTGGCTGTTCTGAAGAGAGATGGACGATATATATATTACCTG ATTACAAAGAAAAGGGCATCACACAAGCCAACTTACGAAAACTTGCGGAAGAGTTTAGAGGCCATGAAGTCCCACTGTCTGAGGAATGGAGTCACCGAACTATCCATGCCGAG gaTTGGATGTGGTCTTGATCGTCTGCAATGGGAAAATGTATCCGCAATAATTGAGGAGGTCTTTGAGGCAACAGACATCAGAATTACTGTGTACACACTCTGA
- the OARD1 gene encoding ADP-ribose glycohydrolase OARD1 isoform X2, giving the protein MKIRKEAEWITYVKGDLFACPKTDSLVHCISEDCRMGAGIAVLFKKKFGGVQELLNQQKKSGEVAVLKRDGRYIYYLITKKRASHKPTYENLRKSLEAMKSHCLRNGVTELSMPRIGCGLDRLQWENVSAIIEEVFEATDIRITVYTL; this is encoded by the exons ATGAAGATTCGGAAGGAAGCCGAGTGG ATTACTTATGTGAAAGGCGACCTTTTTGCATGTCCCAAAACAGACTCTTTAGTGCACTGTATCAGTGAGGACTGTCGAATGGGCGCTGGGATAGCTGTCCTCTTCAAGAAGAAATTTGGAGGGGTGCAGGAACTGTTAAATCAAC agaaaaaGTCTGGAGAAGTGGCTGTTCTGAAGAGAGATGGACGATATATATATTACCTG ATTACAAAGAAAAGGGCATCACACAAGCCAACTTACGAAAACTTGCGGAAGAGTTTAGAGGCCATGAAGTCCCACTGTCTGAGGAATGGAGTCACCGAACTATCCATGCCGAG gaTTGGATGTGGTCTTGATCGTCTGCAATGGGAAAATGTATCCGCAATAATTGAGGAGGTCTTTGAGGCAACAGACATCAGAATTACTGTGTACACACTCTGA